The following are from one region of the Mangifera indica cultivar Alphonso chromosome 14, CATAS_Mindica_2.1, whole genome shotgun sequence genome:
- the LOC123196115 gene encoding G-type lectin S-receptor-like serine/threonine-protein kinase At2g19130, producing the protein MDIKNNPWIMASALFICVLVKAHVSFGADTISANQSLSGDQTIVSGGGVFELGFFKPDGNLVLFNESGVSIWSTNLNYVTTSSIELEAVILDEGNLVTRDRSTNSSTPLWQSFDHPTHTWLPGMKFGRHKGTKVNQVLTSWKNKEDPASGLFSFELDPHGSDQYVLLWNNSEQYWRSGIWDGEIYSLVPEMTYLINNHMFNITHVSNENETYYMYSLTDSNTFKVMQFILDDSGQVHQMYWSEASNNWFEFWSVPRQICEVYAYCGAFGSCNERNKPFCGCLSGFKPNSEQNWYSLEDYSGGCVRKTQLQCENKSDRFLAIPKMVLPEHPQSVSVASIRQCEKTCLNDCSCTAYAYENNQCSIWIGGLINLRQPAQGDTNEKTIYIKLAASEFPRNKKVIVLCSVVGTAAFLVLLGLVVLLYLRKNKKQIKTTKAMEGSLVAFAYKDLQNATKNFSEKLGGGGFGSVFKGVLPNSSVIAVKKLEGQSQGEKQFRTEVSTVGSIQHVNLVRLLGFCSDGMRKLLVYDYMPNGSLDSHLFHEQALDWKARFKIALGTARGLVYLHEKCRDCIIHCDIKPENILVDAEFCPKVTDFGLAKLVGREFSRVLTTMRGTRGYLAPEWISGVAITAKADVYSYGMMLFEIVSGRRNSEQLEDGEVGFFPTLAARQISEGGDVLSLLDPRLKENADAEEISRILKVACWCIQDDETHRPSMSQVVKILEGLLDVTQSPIPRSLQVFGDNQKRLIFFTDSSSSHGSMLPLKNTLPAPSQAKNTTSLKSSEISQK; encoded by the exons ATGGATATTAAGAACAATCCATGGATTATGGCTTCTGCTCTCTTCATATGCGTTTTGGTGAAAGCCCATGTCTCCTTTGGAGCTGATACCATCTCCGCAAATCAATCCCTCTCTGGTGATCAAACTATTGTTTCTGGAGGTGGAGTCTTTGAATTAGGCTTCTTCAAACCAG ATGGTAACTTAGTCTTGTTTAACGAGTCTGGAGTATCAATTTGGTCCACCAATTTAAATTATGTCACAACAAGTTCAATAGAACTAGAAGCAGTTATTCTGGATGAGGGGAATCTTGTTACGAGAGATAGGTCCACTAATTCATCGACACCTCTATGGCAAAGTTTTGATCATCCCACACACACATGGCTCCCTGGCATGAAGTTTGGACGGCACAAGGGGACAAAAGTTAACCAAGTTCTCACTTCGtggaaaaataaagaagatCCAGCGTCCGGACTCTTCTCTTTTGAGCTAGATCCGCATGGATCCGATCAATATGTTCTATTGTGGAATAATTCTGAACAGTACTGGCGCAGTGGAATCTGGGATGGGGAAATTTACAGCTTGGTTCCTGAAATGACGTACCTTATAAATAATCACATGTTCAACATCACCCACGTTTCGAATGAGAACGAGACTTATTACATGTATTCTTTAACAGATTCCAACACATTTAAGGTAATGCAATTTATTCTGGATGACTCAGGGCAGGTTCATCAAATGTATTGGTCAGAGGCTAGTAATAATTGGTTTGAGTTCTGGTCTGTACCGAGACAGATTTGTGAGGTGTACGCTTACTGTGGTGCATTTGGCAGCTGCAATGAGCGAAATAAGCCTTTCTGTGGTTGTTTGTCAGGGTTTAAGCCAAACTCGGAGCAGAATTGGTACTCGTTGGAGGATTATTCTGGTGGGTGTGTGAGGAAAACCCAACTGCAGTGTGAAAACAAGAGTGACAGGTTTTTAGCAATCCCCAAGATGGTATTGCCTGAACATCCGCAATCTGTTTCAGTAGCGAGTATCAGGCAATGTGAAAAGACTTGCTTGAATGACTGCTCTTGCACTGCTTACGCTTATGAGAACAACCAGTGTTCAATATGGATTGGGGGTCTTATTAATCTGCGACAGCCTGCACAAGGTGACACCAATgagaaaactatatatatcaagCTTGCTGCTTCAGAGTTtccaagaaacaaaaaagtaatAGTCCTTTGTAGTGTCGTGGGTACTGCCGCTTTCTTAGTTCTCTTAGGCCTTGTCGTGCTTTTATACttgagaaagaataagaaacaaattaaaacaacgAAAGCAATGGAGGGTTCATTGGTGGCATTTGCATACAAGGATTTGCAAAATGCAACAAAAAACTTCTCAGAAAAATTGGGTGGGGGAGGGTTTGGTTCTGTTTTCAAAGGTGTTTTACCCAATTCAAGTGTCATAGCAGTGAAGAAGCTTGAAGGCCAGAGCCAAGGAGAGAAGCAATTCCGAACGGAAGTCAGCACAGTAGGAAGTATTCAACATGTCAATCTAGTACGGCTTCTGGGATTCTGCTCTGATGGTATGAGAAAGTTGTTGGTCTATGATTATATGCCGAATGGTTCTCTGGATTCCCATCTTTTCCATGAACAGGCTCTTGATTGGAAAGCAAGATTCAAAATTGCGCTGGGAACAGCAAGAGGATTGGTCTATCTCCATGAGAAATGCAGAGACTGCATCATACACTGCGACATAAAGCCAGAGAACATTTTAGTAGATGCTGAATTTTGTCCAAAAGTGACAGATTTTGGCTTGGCAAAACTTGTTGGAAGAGAGTTTAGCCGAGTGCTGACAACAATGAGAGGAACAAGAGGTTATCTTGCACCAGAATGGATTTCAGGAGTGGCCATCACAGCCAAAGCTGATGTTTATAGCTATGGAATGATGCTTTTTGAAATTGTATCGGGAAGGAGAAACTCTGAGCAACTAGAAGATGGAGAAGTAGGCTTCTTTCCTACTTTAGCTGCACGCCAAATTTCTGAAGGGGGTGATGTCCTTAGCCTATTAGATCCGAGATTGAAGGAAAATGCTGATGCAGAGGAGATTTCAAGAATTTTGAAAGTGGCTTGTTGGTGCATCCAAGATGATGAAACTCATAGGCCATCAATGAGTCAAGTAGTAAAGATACTTGAGGGGCTTTTGGATGTGACTCAGTCTCCTATTCCAAGATCTCTCCAAGTGTTTGGCGACAACCAAAAGCGATTAATCTTCTTTACTGACTCATCCTCAAGCCATGGTTCAATGTTACCACTCAAGAACACTTTACCTGCTCCATCTCAAGCTAAGAACACCACATCATTGAAGAGTTCCGaaatttctcaaaaataa